In Syntrophales bacterium, the sequence CTCCGGCGTAAGCTCGTAGCACGACAGGTGTTCCGGTTCCGTTCCAGCGGCCCGCCTCAGCGTTTCCATCCAAGATTCAAGGGACTGACCCGGCACGCCGTAGATCAGATCCAGACCGATATTGCCGAGTCCCGCCGCCCTCATCGCGTCCAGGGCGGCCAGAGCCTCCCCGGCATGATGTCGGCGCCCCAGATAGGCAAGGATGTCGTCATCGAAGGACTGAACGCCCAGATTGATCCGGTTCAGGGGAGTGTCGCGGAGAAAAGAACAGAAATCCCGGTCCACGTCACCGGGATTGGCTTCAATTGTGGCCTCGTAGCCGTCGGTCATGGGAAAGACTTTCCATGAGTCTTCGATCATCTCTTCGAGTTCGCTCCGGCGGAGTACCGACGGTGTTCCCCCACCCAGGTAGAATGTGTCGAAGGCCTCGAACTCTCCGGCGGTAAGGGTCATCTCACGCTTCAGGGAGTCACGGTACGACGACAGGCGGCTTCGGTCCGTTGTGGAGTAGAATCCGCAGTAGCTGCATCGCGACGCGCAGAAGGGTACATGGATGTATAACCCGGCGGGCGGGGAAGGGTCATCCGACGGGATTTTCTCCGGATCGGTATCGTCTGATGGGGAAGTCACGGTACAGAATCTCAAGCCTGGTCGGACTTGAGGATTGCCACGAAGGCGCTCTGGGGAATCGATACGGAACCGACCATTTTCATCCGCTTTTTCCCCTTCTTCTGTTTTTCCAGAAGTTTTCGCTTTCTGGTAATGTCTCCGCCGTAGCACTTTGCCGTCACGTCTTTCCGGAAGGCCGATATGGTCGACCGGGCGATGATTTCACCACCGATGGCGCCCTGAATGGCTATCTTGAACATCTGCCGGGGTATCTCTTCCTTGAGACGGTCACAGGCCAGTAAGGCCCGTTCACGGGCCTTCGAGCGGTGAACGATCTGGGAGAGGGCGTCCACCTTTTCGCCGTTCACCAGTATGTCGAGGAGGACCAGGCTGCTTTCACGGTAGTCGAGGATGTCGTAATCAAAGGATCCGAATCCCTGGGTTATGGATTTCAGGTTGTCGTAGAAATCGTAAATAACGCTTGCCAGAGGAAGATCAAATCGCAATTCGACCCTGTCGGGACTGGGATAACTGATGGATGAATCTTCTCCCCGACGGTCTATACACAGCTTCATTACCGCTCCCAGATAGCGTTCGGGAAACATCATGGTCGCCCGGATGTAGGGTTCATCGGTCCTGATGATGGTGGTGGGATCGGGATAATAGGCGGGGTTTTCGATAAAAACAGTCTTACCGTCTTTGAGGGTGAACCGGTAACGGACGCTGGGCACGGACAGGATAATGGAGAGGTCATACTCCCGTTCCAGCCGTTCCTGGACGATATCCAGGTGGAGCAGGCCCAGGAAACCGCATCGGAACCCCTGGCCGAGGGCCACGGATGAATCCTTCTGGTAGGTAAATGACGAATCATTGAGCTTGTATTTTTCCAGGGCCACCGCCAGTTCCTCGTAATCATCGGAGGCGATGGGATAGATGGAAGCGAATACAACCGGCCTGGCTTCCTTGAATCCCGGAAGCGGTCCCGCGCAGGGGCGCTGTTCATCGGTGATGGTATCGCCCACGGATACGTCTGAAACGGTCTTGATACCCGCGAGCAGATATCCGACGTCGCCCGCCTCGAGGCGGTCCCTCTT encodes:
- the hemW gene encoding radical SAM family heme chaperone HemW, encoding MTSPSDDTDPEKIPSDDPSPPAGLYIHVPFCASRCSYCGFYSTTDRSRLSSYRDSLKREMTLTAGEFEAFDTFYLGGGTPSVLRRSELEEMIEDSWKVFPMTDGYEATIEANPGDVDRDFCSFLRDTPLNRINLGVQSFDDDILAYLGRRHHAGEALAALDAMRAAGLGNIGLDLIYGVPGQSLESWMETLRRAAGTEPEHLSCYELTPEPGTPVGERCSSGEDRLPGEDLRFRFFMITSEYLESMGYIHYEVSNFARGVSFRSLHNMKYWNHTPYLGLGPSAHSFAGNRRWWNHPSIGRYCSDLADNRRPVEDMETLDEDDLRFESIFLGLRTGEGIPLDLLNVREGDPAGELGSPVLERCLAGRLLEISNGRVRPTRRGLALADRLAVLL
- the lepA gene encoding translation elongation factor 4, coding for METIRNFSIIAHIDHGKSTLADRMIQHTGLADTRSFRDQMLDTMDIERERGITIKSQAITLPYLGRDGKNYTLNLIDTPGHVDFSYEVSRSLASCEGVLLLVDAAQGIQAQTLANLYLAMEHDLEIIPVINKIDLPAADVEKVMEQIDSELGLDAFGSIPCSAKEGIGIEDIFEAIVTRIPPPRGDSTRPLSALIFDAQYDAFRGTVVHCRLFDGTMRAGQTVMFMHNNTAYRVEEVGRFGLNREKRDRLEAGDVGYLLAGIKTVSDVSVGDTITDEQRPCAGPLPGFKEARPVVFASIYPIASDDYEELAVALEKYKLNDSSFTYQKDSSVALGQGFRCGFLGLLHLDIVQERLEREYDLSIILSVPSVRYRFTLKDGKTVFIENPAYYPDPTTIIRTDEPYIRATMMFPERYLGAVMKLCIDRRGEDSSISYPSPDRVELRFDLPLASVIYDFYDNLKSITQGFGSFDYDILDYRESSLVLLDILVNGEKVDALSQIVHRSKARERALLACDRLKEEIPRQMFKIAIQGAIGGEIIARSTISAFRKDVTAKCYGGDITRKRKLLEKQKKGKKRMKMVGSVSIPQSAFVAILKSDQA